From a single Metopolophium dirhodum isolate CAU chromosome 6, ASM1992520v1, whole genome shotgun sequence genomic region:
- the LOC132946989 gene encoding phospholipid-transporting ATPase ID isoform X2, which yields MISNASEKERFIKANDSTYNAQFNYATNYIKTSKYSLLTFLPLNLFEQFQRLANFYFLCLMMLQMISIISSLTPITTSIPLVGVLTITAIKDAYDDYQRHVSDDQVNNRISKTVRNGHVVNVKWKDVHVGDVILMEDGQFVAADVLLLSTSEPSGLCFIETAELDGETNLKCRQCLAEVADLAHEVTDFDGFIRCETPNNLLNKFHGVLQWNKKELILNNDHIILRGCVLRNTEWCYGMVIFAGRETKLMQNSGKSKFKRTNIDRLLNFLIIGIVLFLFLLCLSCMIGSVFWEYKTGWYFQTYLPWDSLVPSDKIAGSITIGTLVFFSYAIVLNTLVPISLYVSVEVVRFVQSFFINWDEKMYDKQSGTAAKARTTSLNEELGQIQYIFSDKTGTMTKNIMTFNKCSINGIVYGDQNEIHYGKSDDVIKVGPPPVDFSWNPQYESDFLWYDQSLVDAARQLNNETESTVVTFFEILALCHTVMPSWKNGILKYQAQSPDESALVSAARNFGVVFIERTPNSVTIEIMGEIKVYELLCILDFNNTRRRMSVVFRENSKIRLYCKGADSVIFNRLEPGNDEYKATALQHLNEFAGDGLRTLCCAVRDIDDEFFDSWKHKYMDAAAARTDREEKLDNVYDEIETHLRLIGITAIEDKLQDAVPKTISNLLMAGIYIWMLTGDKQETAINIGYSCQLLNDEMELWIVDGNTQDQVEYQLDQCNNSLLGVSEQRRSERNSMATSVVRFSEPDDVEMQDNEERVYALVINGHSLVHALHTELEYKFVELCTKCKAVICCRVTPLQKAMVVQLIKKYKKAVTLAIGDGANDVSMIKEAHIGVGITGQEGNQATLASDYSLGQFRFLERLLLVHGRWSYYRMCKFLRYFFYKNLAFTLCHIWFGFFCGFSAQTIFDPFYISVYNMFYTALPVLAIGALDQDVNDSKSIMYPKLYTPGIQNIFFNTKEFFKCVALGTYASLVIFFVPYGAYFYGMTSNGLNVLDHMYMAEVVAMILVTVMTVQVAFDTSYWTVINHIVIWGSLALFFVAEWIYNYLIGGIYVGSLAMAMQQPTFWLVTLLVVVVIVSPVVAWRLYFLETRPVLTDKLRLKQLRQPRKVSGTGTRSMSVRHKRRSIRSGYAFAHQEGFGRLITSGKIMRTPRNSETFIDRKNSNISDVTV from the exons ATGATCTCGAATGCTTCAG aaaaagaaCGCTTTATCAAAGCAAACGATTCGACTTACAACGCTCAGTTCAATTATGCG acaaattacataaaaacatcgAAGTACAGCTTGTTGACGTTCCTGCCACTGAATTTATTCGAACAATTTCAGCGGCTAGCCAATTTCTACTTCCTGTGCCTAATGATGTTGCAGATGATTTCGATTATATCATCATTGACACCCATAACCACTTCGATACCACTGGTCGGCGTGCTAACGATCACTGCCATCAAAGACGCCTACGACGATTAT CAAAGGCATGTCAGCGACGACCAAGTGAACAACCGCATATCGAAGACTGTCAGAAACGGCCATGTAGTGAACGTGAAATGGAAGGATGTGCACGTGGGGGACGTGATTTTAATGGAAGACGGGCAGTTCGTAGCCGCCGACGTATTGCTACTGTCTACGAGCGAGCCAAGTGGTCTGTGTTTCATAGAAACTGCAGAATTGGACGG TGAAACCAACCTCAAGTGTCGGCAGTGTTTGGCCGAAGTGGCGGATCTTGCACACGAAGTGACGGACTTTGACGGCTTCATTCGGTGCGAAACCCCAAACAATTTGCTCAATAAATTTCACGGTGTTTTACAGTGGAATAAAAAAGA ATTGATTTTAAACAACGATCATATTATCCTAAGAGGATGTGTACTAAGAAACACGGAATGGTGTTACGGGATGGTGATTTTTGCCGGGAGGGAAACGAAACTCATGCAAAATTCAGGAAAGTCAAAATTCAAGCGGACCAATATTGATCGGCTGCTCAACTTTCTCATCATCGGG ATCGTATTGTTCCTATTTTTACTCTGCCTGTCTTGTATGATCGGATCTGTCTTCTGGGAGTACAAAACCGGTTGGTATTTCCAGACGTATTTACCCTGGGACTCACTGGTGCCGTCCGACAAGATAGCCGGATCGATTACTATAGGGACTTTGGTGTTTTTTTCGTACGCCATCGTTCTCAACACATTAGTGCCAATTTCTTTATATGTGAg CGTCGAAGTAGTGCGTTTCGTGCAGAGCTTTTTTATAAACTGGgatgaaaaaatgtatgataaacaGTCTGGTACCGCAGCTAAAGCTAGGACTACGTCACTGAACGAAGAACTCGGACAGATTCAGTATATATTTTCAGACAAGACTGGTACTATGACCAAG aacatcaTGACGTTTAACAAGTGTTCAATAAACGGTATTGTTTACGGTGATCAGAACGAAATCCACTATGGAAAATCTGATGACgttataaag GTTGGACCACCTCCGGTAGATTTTTCGTGGAATCCTCAGTACGAATCCGACTTCCTATGGTATGATCAGAGTCTAGTAGACGCCGCACGGCAATTAAATAACGAAACCGAAAGCACAGTggttacattttttgaaatattggcCTTATGCCATACGGTCATGCCTAGCTGGAAAAACG gaattttaaaatatcaagcTCAATCGCCCGACGAGTCAGCACTTGTTTCGGCGGCTAGAAACTTCGGTGTCGTCTTCATAGAGCGAACCCCGAACAGCGTGACGATCGAGATCATGGGCGAAATCAAAGTGTACGAACTCTTATGTATTTTGGATTTCAACAACACCAGGCGCCGCATGTCCGTGGTGTTCAGGGAAAACAGTAAAATACGTCTCTACTGCAAAGGGGCCGATAGTGTGATATTCAACCGCCTGGAACCGGGAAACGACGAATACAAAGCTACGGCCTTGCAACATTTGAAT GAATTTGCAGGTGACGGACTACGTACGCTTTGCTGCGCGGTCAGGGATATTGACGATGAGTTTTTTGATTCGTGGAAACACAAGTACATGGATGCTGCCGCGGCCCGGACCGACAGAGAGGAGAAGCTCGACAACGTCTACGACGAAATAGAAACACATCTGAGATTAATCg GTATCACGGCTATCGAAGACAAGTTACAGGATGCCGTCCCTAAGACTATATCTAACTTGCTCATGGCGGGAATATATATTTGGATGCTCACTGGAGACAAACAAG AAACCGCCATAAATATTGGGTACTCTTGTCAACTACTAAACGACGAAATGGAACTATGGATAGTTGACGGCAACACTCAAGACCAAGTGGAATATCAGCTCGACCAGTGTAACAATTCGCTTTTGGGCGTTTCGGAACAACGTCGATCGGAAAGAAATAGTATGGCTACGAGTGTCGTACGATTTAG CGAACCCGATGACGTTGAAATGCAAGATAATGAGGAGCGTGTGTACGCTTTAGTCATCAACGGCCATTCACTGGTTCATGCGCTGCACACTGAGCTCGAGTATAAATTTGTGGAACTGTGCACAAAGT GTAAAGCGGTAATTTGCTGTCGTGTAACGCCTCTTCAAAAAGCAATGGTGGTGCagctcattaaaaaatataagaaagcCGTGACCTTGGCAATCGGCGATGGTGCTAACGACGTGTCAATGATAAAAGAAGCTCACATAGGTGTGGGAATCACTGGCCAGGAGGGAAATCAGGCGACACTGGCATCCGACTATTCTCTAGGACAGTTTCGATTCTTGGAACGATTGCTTCTGGTCCACGGCAGGTGGTCGTACTATAGAATGTGCAAATTCTTGCGTTATTTCTTCTACAAAAACTTGGCATTTACTCTTTGTCATATTTGGTTCGGATTCTTTTGCGGTTTCAGCGCTCAG ACGATTTTCGATCCTTTTTACATATccgtttataatatgttttacaccGCACTGCCAGTACTGGCAATCGGGGCTCTGGACCAGGACGTCAATGATTCAAAAAGTATCATGTACCCAAAACTCTACACTCCAGgaatccaaaatatatttttcaacactAAAGAGTTTTTTAAGTGCGTGGCTCTGGGAACGTACGCTTCGCtagtgatattttttgtaccttATG gtgcctatttttatggCATGACCTCGAACGGATTGAATGTTTTAGATCATATGTACATGGCAGAAGTCGTTGCAATGATTCTGGTCACTGTAATGACCGTACag gtagctTTTGATACATCATACTGGACTGTAATTAACCATATCGTTATCTGGGGATCTTTGGCACTATTCTTCGTTGCTGAATGGATTTATAACTATCTCATCGGAGGAATCTACGTAGGATCTTTGGCAATG GCAATGCAACAACCAACATTTTGGTTGGTGACATTACTCGTTGTGGTTGTGATTGTGAGTCCTGTGGTTGCTTGGCGTTTGTATTTTCTGGAAACGAGGCCTGTTCTTACCGATAAACTCCGATTGAAGCAACTGAGGCAACC gaGGAAAGTATCGGGAACTGGAACGAGATCGATGTCAGTGAGGCACAAGCGACGTTCGATTAGGTCAGGGTATGCTTTCGCTCATCAAGAAGGATTTGGGCGACTGATTACTAGTGGAAAAATAATGAGAACGCCAAGGAATAGCGAAACGTTTATTGAtcgaaaaaattcaaatatatctgATGTTACTGTATAA
- the LOC132946989 gene encoding phospholipid-transporting ATPase ID isoform X1 has translation MISNASEKERFIKANDSTYNAQFNYATNYIKTSKYSLLTFLPLNLFEQFQRLANFYFLCLMMLQMISIISSLTPITTSIPLVGVLTITAIKDAYDDYQRHVSDDQVNNRISKTVRNGHVVNVKWKDVHVGDVILMEDGQFVAADVLLLSTSEPSGLCFIETAELDGETNLKCRQCLAEVADLAHEVTDFDGFIRCETPNNLLNKFHGVLQWNKKELILNNDHIILRGCVLRNTEWCYGMVIFAGRETKLMQNSGKSKFKRTNIDRLLNFLIIGIVLFLFLLCLSCMIGSVFWEYKTGWYFQTYLPWDSLVPSDKIAGSITIGTLVFFSYAIVLNTLVPISLYVSVEVVRFVQSFFINWDEKMYDKQSGTAAKARTTSLNEELGQIQYIFSDKTGTMTKNIMTFNKCSINGIVYGDQNEIHYGKSDDVIKTYMDKQTPSAVIRSYNNTHYNKVDQGVRRVTINSTLHLVGPPPVDFSWNPQYESDFLWYDQSLVDAARQLNNETESTVVTFFEILALCHTVMPSWKNGILKYQAQSPDESALVSAARNFGVVFIERTPNSVTIEIMGEIKVYELLCILDFNNTRRRMSVVFRENSKIRLYCKGADSVIFNRLEPGNDEYKATALQHLNEFAGDGLRTLCCAVRDIDDEFFDSWKHKYMDAAAARTDREEKLDNVYDEIETHLRLIGITAIEDKLQDAVPKTISNLLMAGIYIWMLTGDKQETAINIGYSCQLLNDEMELWIVDGNTQDQVEYQLDQCNNSLLGVSEQRRSERNSMATSVVRFSEPDDVEMQDNEERVYALVINGHSLVHALHTELEYKFVELCTKCKAVICCRVTPLQKAMVVQLIKKYKKAVTLAIGDGANDVSMIKEAHIGVGITGQEGNQATLASDYSLGQFRFLERLLLVHGRWSYYRMCKFLRYFFYKNLAFTLCHIWFGFFCGFSAQTIFDPFYISVYNMFYTALPVLAIGALDQDVNDSKSIMYPKLYTPGIQNIFFNTKEFFKCVALGTYASLVIFFVPYGAYFYGMTSNGLNVLDHMYMAEVVAMILVTVMTVQVAFDTSYWTVINHIVIWGSLALFFVAEWIYNYLIGGIYVGSLAMAMQQPTFWLVTLLVVVVIVSPVVAWRLYFLETRPVLTDKLRLKQLRQPRKVSGTGTRSMSVRHKRRSIRSGYAFAHQEGFGRLITSGKIMRTPRNSETFIDRKNSNISDVTV, from the exons ATGATCTCGAATGCTTCAG aaaaagaaCGCTTTATCAAAGCAAACGATTCGACTTACAACGCTCAGTTCAATTATGCG acaaattacataaaaacatcgAAGTACAGCTTGTTGACGTTCCTGCCACTGAATTTATTCGAACAATTTCAGCGGCTAGCCAATTTCTACTTCCTGTGCCTAATGATGTTGCAGATGATTTCGATTATATCATCATTGACACCCATAACCACTTCGATACCACTGGTCGGCGTGCTAACGATCACTGCCATCAAAGACGCCTACGACGATTAT CAAAGGCATGTCAGCGACGACCAAGTGAACAACCGCATATCGAAGACTGTCAGAAACGGCCATGTAGTGAACGTGAAATGGAAGGATGTGCACGTGGGGGACGTGATTTTAATGGAAGACGGGCAGTTCGTAGCCGCCGACGTATTGCTACTGTCTACGAGCGAGCCAAGTGGTCTGTGTTTCATAGAAACTGCAGAATTGGACGG TGAAACCAACCTCAAGTGTCGGCAGTGTTTGGCCGAAGTGGCGGATCTTGCACACGAAGTGACGGACTTTGACGGCTTCATTCGGTGCGAAACCCCAAACAATTTGCTCAATAAATTTCACGGTGTTTTACAGTGGAATAAAAAAGA ATTGATTTTAAACAACGATCATATTATCCTAAGAGGATGTGTACTAAGAAACACGGAATGGTGTTACGGGATGGTGATTTTTGCCGGGAGGGAAACGAAACTCATGCAAAATTCAGGAAAGTCAAAATTCAAGCGGACCAATATTGATCGGCTGCTCAACTTTCTCATCATCGGG ATCGTATTGTTCCTATTTTTACTCTGCCTGTCTTGTATGATCGGATCTGTCTTCTGGGAGTACAAAACCGGTTGGTATTTCCAGACGTATTTACCCTGGGACTCACTGGTGCCGTCCGACAAGATAGCCGGATCGATTACTATAGGGACTTTGGTGTTTTTTTCGTACGCCATCGTTCTCAACACATTAGTGCCAATTTCTTTATATGTGAg CGTCGAAGTAGTGCGTTTCGTGCAGAGCTTTTTTATAAACTGGgatgaaaaaatgtatgataaacaGTCTGGTACCGCAGCTAAAGCTAGGACTACGTCACTGAACGAAGAACTCGGACAGATTCAGTATATATTTTCAGACAAGACTGGTACTATGACCAAG aacatcaTGACGTTTAACAAGTGTTCAATAAACGGTATTGTTTACGGTGATCAGAACGAAATCCACTATGGAAAATCTGATGACgttataaag ACGTACATGGACAAACAGACGCCTTCCGCAGTCATCAGGAGTTACAATAATACGCACTACAACAAAGTAGATCAAGGTGTCAGAAGAGTAACTATAAATTCTACGTTGCACTTG GTTGGACCACCTCCGGTAGATTTTTCGTGGAATCCTCAGTACGAATCCGACTTCCTATGGTATGATCAGAGTCTAGTAGACGCCGCACGGCAATTAAATAACGAAACCGAAAGCACAGTggttacattttttgaaatattggcCTTATGCCATACGGTCATGCCTAGCTGGAAAAACG gaattttaaaatatcaagcTCAATCGCCCGACGAGTCAGCACTTGTTTCGGCGGCTAGAAACTTCGGTGTCGTCTTCATAGAGCGAACCCCGAACAGCGTGACGATCGAGATCATGGGCGAAATCAAAGTGTACGAACTCTTATGTATTTTGGATTTCAACAACACCAGGCGCCGCATGTCCGTGGTGTTCAGGGAAAACAGTAAAATACGTCTCTACTGCAAAGGGGCCGATAGTGTGATATTCAACCGCCTGGAACCGGGAAACGACGAATACAAAGCTACGGCCTTGCAACATTTGAAT GAATTTGCAGGTGACGGACTACGTACGCTTTGCTGCGCGGTCAGGGATATTGACGATGAGTTTTTTGATTCGTGGAAACACAAGTACATGGATGCTGCCGCGGCCCGGACCGACAGAGAGGAGAAGCTCGACAACGTCTACGACGAAATAGAAACACATCTGAGATTAATCg GTATCACGGCTATCGAAGACAAGTTACAGGATGCCGTCCCTAAGACTATATCTAACTTGCTCATGGCGGGAATATATATTTGGATGCTCACTGGAGACAAACAAG AAACCGCCATAAATATTGGGTACTCTTGTCAACTACTAAACGACGAAATGGAACTATGGATAGTTGACGGCAACACTCAAGACCAAGTGGAATATCAGCTCGACCAGTGTAACAATTCGCTTTTGGGCGTTTCGGAACAACGTCGATCGGAAAGAAATAGTATGGCTACGAGTGTCGTACGATTTAG CGAACCCGATGACGTTGAAATGCAAGATAATGAGGAGCGTGTGTACGCTTTAGTCATCAACGGCCATTCACTGGTTCATGCGCTGCACACTGAGCTCGAGTATAAATTTGTGGAACTGTGCACAAAGT GTAAAGCGGTAATTTGCTGTCGTGTAACGCCTCTTCAAAAAGCAATGGTGGTGCagctcattaaaaaatataagaaagcCGTGACCTTGGCAATCGGCGATGGTGCTAACGACGTGTCAATGATAAAAGAAGCTCACATAGGTGTGGGAATCACTGGCCAGGAGGGAAATCAGGCGACACTGGCATCCGACTATTCTCTAGGACAGTTTCGATTCTTGGAACGATTGCTTCTGGTCCACGGCAGGTGGTCGTACTATAGAATGTGCAAATTCTTGCGTTATTTCTTCTACAAAAACTTGGCATTTACTCTTTGTCATATTTGGTTCGGATTCTTTTGCGGTTTCAGCGCTCAG ACGATTTTCGATCCTTTTTACATATccgtttataatatgttttacaccGCACTGCCAGTACTGGCAATCGGGGCTCTGGACCAGGACGTCAATGATTCAAAAAGTATCATGTACCCAAAACTCTACACTCCAGgaatccaaaatatatttttcaacactAAAGAGTTTTTTAAGTGCGTGGCTCTGGGAACGTACGCTTCGCtagtgatattttttgtaccttATG gtgcctatttttatggCATGACCTCGAACGGATTGAATGTTTTAGATCATATGTACATGGCAGAAGTCGTTGCAATGATTCTGGTCACTGTAATGACCGTACag gtagctTTTGATACATCATACTGGACTGTAATTAACCATATCGTTATCTGGGGATCTTTGGCACTATTCTTCGTTGCTGAATGGATTTATAACTATCTCATCGGAGGAATCTACGTAGGATCTTTGGCAATG GCAATGCAACAACCAACATTTTGGTTGGTGACATTACTCGTTGTGGTTGTGATTGTGAGTCCTGTGGTTGCTTGGCGTTTGTATTTTCTGGAAACGAGGCCTGTTCTTACCGATAAACTCCGATTGAAGCAACTGAGGCAACC gaGGAAAGTATCGGGAACTGGAACGAGATCGATGTCAGTGAGGCACAAGCGACGTTCGATTAGGTCAGGGTATGCTTTCGCTCATCAAGAAGGATTTGGGCGACTGATTACTAGTGGAAAAATAATGAGAACGCCAAGGAATAGCGAAACGTTTATTGAtcgaaaaaattcaaatatatctgATGTTACTGTATAA
- the LOC132946989 gene encoding phospholipid-transporting ATPase ID isoform X3: MLQQRHVSDDQVNNRISKTVRNGHVVNVKWKDVHVGDVILMEDGQFVAADVLLLSTSEPSGLCFIETAELDGETNLKCRQCLAEVADLAHEVTDFDGFIRCETPNNLLNKFHGVLQWNKKELILNNDHIILRGCVLRNTEWCYGMVIFAGRETKLMQNSGKSKFKRTNIDRLLNFLIIGIVLFLFLLCLSCMIGSVFWEYKTGWYFQTYLPWDSLVPSDKIAGSITIGTLVFFSYAIVLNTLVPISLYVSVEVVRFVQSFFINWDEKMYDKQSGTAAKARTTSLNEELGQIQYIFSDKTGTMTKNIMTFNKCSINGIVYGDQNEIHYGKSDDVIKTYMDKQTPSAVIRSYNNTHYNKVDQGVRRVTINSTLHLVGPPPVDFSWNPQYESDFLWYDQSLVDAARQLNNETESTVVTFFEILALCHTVMPSWKNGILKYQAQSPDESALVSAARNFGVVFIERTPNSVTIEIMGEIKVYELLCILDFNNTRRRMSVVFRENSKIRLYCKGADSVIFNRLEPGNDEYKATALQHLNEFAGDGLRTLCCAVRDIDDEFFDSWKHKYMDAAAARTDREEKLDNVYDEIETHLRLIGITAIEDKLQDAVPKTISNLLMAGIYIWMLTGDKQETAINIGYSCQLLNDEMELWIVDGNTQDQVEYQLDQCNNSLLGVSEQRRSERNSMATSVVRFSEPDDVEMQDNEERVYALVINGHSLVHALHTELEYKFVELCTKCKAVICCRVTPLQKAMVVQLIKKYKKAVTLAIGDGANDVSMIKEAHIGVGITGQEGNQATLASDYSLGQFRFLERLLLVHGRWSYYRMCKFLRYFFYKNLAFTLCHIWFGFFCGFSAQTIFDPFYISVYNMFYTALPVLAIGALDQDVNDSKSIMYPKLYTPGIQNIFFNTKEFFKCVALGTYASLVIFFVPYGAYFYGMTSNGLNVLDHMYMAEVVAMILVTVMTVQVAFDTSYWTVINHIVIWGSLALFFVAEWIYNYLIGGIYVGSLAMAMQQPTFWLVTLLVVVVIVSPVVAWRLYFLETRPVLTDKLRLKQLRQPRKVSGTGTRSMSVRHKRRSIRSGYAFAHQEGFGRLITSGKIMRTPRNSETFIDRKNSNISDVTV; encoded by the exons ATGCTTCAG CAAAGGCATGTCAGCGACGACCAAGTGAACAACCGCATATCGAAGACTGTCAGAAACGGCCATGTAGTGAACGTGAAATGGAAGGATGTGCACGTGGGGGACGTGATTTTAATGGAAGACGGGCAGTTCGTAGCCGCCGACGTATTGCTACTGTCTACGAGCGAGCCAAGTGGTCTGTGTTTCATAGAAACTGCAGAATTGGACGG TGAAACCAACCTCAAGTGTCGGCAGTGTTTGGCCGAAGTGGCGGATCTTGCACACGAAGTGACGGACTTTGACGGCTTCATTCGGTGCGAAACCCCAAACAATTTGCTCAATAAATTTCACGGTGTTTTACAGTGGAATAAAAAAGA ATTGATTTTAAACAACGATCATATTATCCTAAGAGGATGTGTACTAAGAAACACGGAATGGTGTTACGGGATGGTGATTTTTGCCGGGAGGGAAACGAAACTCATGCAAAATTCAGGAAAGTCAAAATTCAAGCGGACCAATATTGATCGGCTGCTCAACTTTCTCATCATCGGG ATCGTATTGTTCCTATTTTTACTCTGCCTGTCTTGTATGATCGGATCTGTCTTCTGGGAGTACAAAACCGGTTGGTATTTCCAGACGTATTTACCCTGGGACTCACTGGTGCCGTCCGACAAGATAGCCGGATCGATTACTATAGGGACTTTGGTGTTTTTTTCGTACGCCATCGTTCTCAACACATTAGTGCCAATTTCTTTATATGTGAg CGTCGAAGTAGTGCGTTTCGTGCAGAGCTTTTTTATAAACTGGgatgaaaaaatgtatgataaacaGTCTGGTACCGCAGCTAAAGCTAGGACTACGTCACTGAACGAAGAACTCGGACAGATTCAGTATATATTTTCAGACAAGACTGGTACTATGACCAAG aacatcaTGACGTTTAACAAGTGTTCAATAAACGGTATTGTTTACGGTGATCAGAACGAAATCCACTATGGAAAATCTGATGACgttataaag ACGTACATGGACAAACAGACGCCTTCCGCAGTCATCAGGAGTTACAATAATACGCACTACAACAAAGTAGATCAAGGTGTCAGAAGAGTAACTATAAATTCTACGTTGCACTTG GTTGGACCACCTCCGGTAGATTTTTCGTGGAATCCTCAGTACGAATCCGACTTCCTATGGTATGATCAGAGTCTAGTAGACGCCGCACGGCAATTAAATAACGAAACCGAAAGCACAGTggttacattttttgaaatattggcCTTATGCCATACGGTCATGCCTAGCTGGAAAAACG gaattttaaaatatcaagcTCAATCGCCCGACGAGTCAGCACTTGTTTCGGCGGCTAGAAACTTCGGTGTCGTCTTCATAGAGCGAACCCCGAACAGCGTGACGATCGAGATCATGGGCGAAATCAAAGTGTACGAACTCTTATGTATTTTGGATTTCAACAACACCAGGCGCCGCATGTCCGTGGTGTTCAGGGAAAACAGTAAAATACGTCTCTACTGCAAAGGGGCCGATAGTGTGATATTCAACCGCCTGGAACCGGGAAACGACGAATACAAAGCTACGGCCTTGCAACATTTGAAT GAATTTGCAGGTGACGGACTACGTACGCTTTGCTGCGCGGTCAGGGATATTGACGATGAGTTTTTTGATTCGTGGAAACACAAGTACATGGATGCTGCCGCGGCCCGGACCGACAGAGAGGAGAAGCTCGACAACGTCTACGACGAAATAGAAACACATCTGAGATTAATCg GTATCACGGCTATCGAAGACAAGTTACAGGATGCCGTCCCTAAGACTATATCTAACTTGCTCATGGCGGGAATATATATTTGGATGCTCACTGGAGACAAACAAG AAACCGCCATAAATATTGGGTACTCTTGTCAACTACTAAACGACGAAATGGAACTATGGATAGTTGACGGCAACACTCAAGACCAAGTGGAATATCAGCTCGACCAGTGTAACAATTCGCTTTTGGGCGTTTCGGAACAACGTCGATCGGAAAGAAATAGTATGGCTACGAGTGTCGTACGATTTAG CGAACCCGATGACGTTGAAATGCAAGATAATGAGGAGCGTGTGTACGCTTTAGTCATCAACGGCCATTCACTGGTTCATGCGCTGCACACTGAGCTCGAGTATAAATTTGTGGAACTGTGCACAAAGT GTAAAGCGGTAATTTGCTGTCGTGTAACGCCTCTTCAAAAAGCAATGGTGGTGCagctcattaaaaaatataagaaagcCGTGACCTTGGCAATCGGCGATGGTGCTAACGACGTGTCAATGATAAAAGAAGCTCACATAGGTGTGGGAATCACTGGCCAGGAGGGAAATCAGGCGACACTGGCATCCGACTATTCTCTAGGACAGTTTCGATTCTTGGAACGATTGCTTCTGGTCCACGGCAGGTGGTCGTACTATAGAATGTGCAAATTCTTGCGTTATTTCTTCTACAAAAACTTGGCATTTACTCTTTGTCATATTTGGTTCGGATTCTTTTGCGGTTTCAGCGCTCAG ACGATTTTCGATCCTTTTTACATATccgtttataatatgttttacaccGCACTGCCAGTACTGGCAATCGGGGCTCTGGACCAGGACGTCAATGATTCAAAAAGTATCATGTACCCAAAACTCTACACTCCAGgaatccaaaatatatttttcaacactAAAGAGTTTTTTAAGTGCGTGGCTCTGGGAACGTACGCTTCGCtagtgatattttttgtaccttATG gtgcctatttttatggCATGACCTCGAACGGATTGAATGTTTTAGATCATATGTACATGGCAGAAGTCGTTGCAATGATTCTGGTCACTGTAATGACCGTACag gtagctTTTGATACATCATACTGGACTGTAATTAACCATATCGTTATCTGGGGATCTTTGGCACTATTCTTCGTTGCTGAATGGATTTATAACTATCTCATCGGAGGAATCTACGTAGGATCTTTGGCAATG GCAATGCAACAACCAACATTTTGGTTGGTGACATTACTCGTTGTGGTTGTGATTGTGAGTCCTGTGGTTGCTTGGCGTTTGTATTTTCTGGAAACGAGGCCTGTTCTTACCGATAAACTCCGATTGAAGCAACTGAGGCAACC gaGGAAAGTATCGGGAACTGGAACGAGATCGATGTCAGTGAGGCACAAGCGACGTTCGATTAGGTCAGGGTATGCTTTCGCTCATCAAGAAGGATTTGGGCGACTGATTACTAGTGGAAAAATAATGAGAACGCCAAGGAATAGCGAAACGTTTATTGAtcgaaaaaattcaaatatatctgATGTTACTGTATAA